Sequence from the Clostridium butyricum genome:
CTATTTTTATCATAACCTAAATAGATACTTCAAACAACTTTAAATTAACCTTTTACAGCTCCCGCATTGCCTTCCATGTAATATTTCTGTACTGAACAGAACAAAATGGCTATTGGTATTGAAACTAGAACTGCTCCAGCTGCAAATCTTGTATAGTAATTTGTTATATTTTCTCTAGTAAGCATATTCCATAATCCTACTGAAACTGTATAATATTGAGGTTCAGATCCTGCTATAACCCTTGCAAATATGAAATCCATCCATGGTGCCATAAATGATGCTACTATTGTTTGTACAATAATTGGTTTTGATAATGGTATTATAACCTTAGTGAAAACCTGCCATCTTGTACATCCATCAATTATTGCAGCTTCATCAATAGCTTTTGGTATTGTATCAAAGAAACCTTTAGCAACATAGAATGTCAGTCCTGCACCTCCTGAGTATACAAGAACTAATGAAACAAGTTTTAATGCACCAGTAGTAAGTCCAATACCTTTTAGAATATAATATACTGCTATCATTGCCATGAATCCTGGGAACATCCCAAGTATTAAGGCAATATTCATAAATTTCTTTCTAAGTTTAAATCTTAATCTAGACATAACATATGATACCGATAATACATAAAAAGTAGATATTATACAACTAAATATGGCAACTACTAATGTATTTCCAAACCATAGTGGAAAATTAAATGTATCTGTCTCAGTAAACAAACGAATATAGTTGCTGAGAGTATATGATTGTGGTAAAAATGTTGATGTATATGCTCCTTTTTCAGCTCTAAACGAAATAAGAACAACCCATACTATAGGAAGCACCCAAATAACTGCTAAAATCGCTAATACTGTATGAACAATAATATTTGATAATGATTTTTTTATTTTCATTATTGGAATCCCTCCTCATTTTTATAAGAATTAGTTCTTTTATATACAAA
This genomic interval carries:
- a CDS encoding sugar ABC transporter permease; the encoded protein is MKIKKSLSNIIVHTVLAILAVIWVLPIVWVVLISFRAEKGAYTSTFLPQSYTLSNYIRLFTETDTFNFPLWFGNTLVVAIFSCIISTFYVLSVSYVMSRLRFKLRKKFMNIALILGMFPGFMAMIAVYYILKGIGLTTGALKLVSLVLVYSGGAGLTFYVAKGFFDTIPKAIDEAAIIDGCTRWQVFTKVIIPLSKPIIVQTIVASFMAPWMDFIFARVIAGSEPQYYTVSVGLWNMLTRENITNYYTRFAAGAVLVSIPIAILFCSVQKYYMEGNAGAVKG